The Salinirubellus salinus genome segment GGCGTAGACGCGTTCACGGGCGACGTCCTCGTTGGGCGCGTCGACCGACACCTCGAACTCCTGCCACCCGTCGCGGGCCTGGTACCGACCGCTGACCGTGAATGCACTCATCGTACACGAAACGGGCGCTCGGGCGGGAAGTATCCTCCGGTACGGTGTGGTGTGGACGCCGGCCCAGAAGAGAGAGAACGAACCTCAGTCGATGTAGCCCAGCGCGTCCTCGATGCGACCCAGTTCCGGACCGGTGGTCTGCTGGCCGGCGACGTAGCCGGCCCCGTTCGCCACGAGGCCGGAGCCGACGAGCGGGCCGCCGTAGTTGATGGTCCCGATGTCGGCGGGCACGCCGAGCAGGTCCTCGAGGAAGTCCAGCTCCTCGTCGGTCGATTTCGGGTGACAGAGGACGCCGCGGTCGGTGGCGACGGCGGCCGTCCCCACGGTGCGGACGCCGGCGAGGTCACCGCGCTCGACGGGCACCGCGAGCGCGTCCTCGACGGCCTGGACGGCCGTCCGGGAGAGGTCGGGGTGGACGTAGGCGCCGGTGTCGTTGGCGAGGACGACGTTGCCGGCGGCGTTGATGCGGCCGGGGAGTTCGCGGACCGGGAGGTCCGTGGTCTCGGCGATACGCTCGCGTTCGGTGTCCTCGACGCGGCTACTCACGAGCAGGCCGTTCTCGTTGCCGGTGGCGAGGGCACCCACCGTCGCGGAGCCACCGACTGTCGTACGGACGGCGGGGACCTCGAGCTCCGACTCGAAGTCGGAGAGTAGCGACTCCTCGACGTCGGGGCGAACGAGCAGACAGTCGTCCGTCGCGCGGGCGAAGACGCCGACGTAGGACGAACCGTTGAGGGCCGCGCGGAGCACGCCGTGTCAGGCCGCCTCGGCCTCGACGACCACGT includes the following:
- the rpl18a gene encoding 50S ribosomal protein L18Ae; this encodes MSAFTVSGRYQARDGWQEFEVSVDAPNEDVARERVYANLGSQHALKRTQVELGEVSAS
- a CDS encoding translation initiation factor IF-6, which encodes MLRAALNGSSYVGVFARATDDCLLVRPDVEESLLSDFESELEVPAVRTTVGGSATVGALATGNENGLLVSSRVEDTERERIAETTDLPVRELPGRINAAGNVVLANDTGAYVHPDLSRTAVQAVEDALAVPVERGDLAGVRTVGTAAVATDRGVLCHPKSTDEELDFLEDLLGVPADIGTINYGGPLVGSGLVANGAGYVAGQQTTGPELGRIEDALGYID